DNA sequence from the Falco peregrinus isolate bFalPer1 chromosome 16, bFalPer1.pri, whole genome shotgun sequence genome:
ccgcccccgGCTGGGGAGCGCGGGGCGCCGCCGGCACCGGCCCGCCGCTGCTCAGCGTCGAGGTGGTGGCGCCGCACGGTGGGTGCGGGGGGAGGCACCGGGGCaccgggcagggccggggagCACCGGGACTcggggcaggggacagggccAGGGACACTGGGACGTCGGGCAGGGAGGCACCGGGACACCAGGCAGGGGTTGGGGCAAGGGAGGGGGCATCGGGACACAGGACACCGGGCTgcggctggggggcaccaggacACGGGGCAGGGGTTGAGACACCGGGCAGGGCCAGGGGGCACCGGGACacggggccggggcagggacggcgaggctggggcagggatgggacGGACCCGGACTGGGACAGGGGCACTGGGACCAGAATAGGCACACGGAGGAGCAGGGACACGGGGAACCAGGACACGAGGGGCCAGGACAGGTGCATGGGAGGACTGGAGCAGGGACATGGAGGCACTAGGACCAGCATGGGGGGGGACTAGGACTGGGATGGGGCCCTGGGAGCAGGATATGGGGGAGCAGGACTGTGAcatgggggacagggacacagggGCAGTGGGACCAGAACAAGCACAtggagggacagggacacagggGACCAGGATGGGGACATGGTGGTACCAGGGCAGGGACATGGATGACTGGGACAGAGAGACAGGAGACCATGACCAAGGCACTGGGACCAGGACAGGTGTGTGGAGGGActgggacagggacacggaAGATCAGGACCAGGACAGGGACACTGAGACCAGGACATGGGGGACCAGGACATGAATACAGGGGACCAAAGCAGGGATGTGGAGACTGGAGCAGGGATGTGAGGGACAGGGGTGTGGGGGCGCTGGGACCAGGACAGGTGCATGGAGGaactggggcagggacagggagaatCAGAATGGGGATGTGGGGCGGGGACATGGAGGGGACATAGACACAGGGGAGAAGGACAGGGACATGGAGAAATGGGACagggattgggggggggggggggggaccaGCATAAGGACATGGATGACAGGGGCATGGGAAGAACAGGACCAGGACATAGGAGACAGGGAGAGCAACAGGCGCACTGGGACCAGGACAGGACGATACAAGGATCTGGCCAGGGACACTGGGCGCTGGAGCCAGGACAGGGGCAAGGGACAGGGCACCGGGGCAGGGGACCAGGACAGGGCCAGGAGCAGAGACCAGGTCAGGGAATGGGAGCAcctgggccagggcagggggctggtaCCAGGACAACAACAGGAGGGGACTGAGAgcaggacagggatgggggTTACTGGGGCGGGGACAGAGGCCTGAGGGGACTGGGATCAGGACAGGGACATGGACCAGTGCAGGTTCGAGGGACAGCAGCGCTGGGATCGGGATGGGAGGATACCAGGATCAGGTCAGGGATGTGGGCGACTAGGAATAGGACAGGGACAAGGGACCTGGACGGGGGTAAGAGGGGCCTGGGAACAGGGCAAGGACTGGTGGGACTGGGGCAGGGACATGGGGGTACCAGGACCACACAGGGACATGGGGCTACCACATTCAGGACAGAGATATGGGACTACTGGGACCAGGTGAGGGACAAGGGACATGGAATGGGGCCAGACTGATGATGGACAACGGGGCTAAGGAGATGTGAATGCATAGATGGGACCAGGACCGTGTGCAGGAGAGGGGACACGGGAGTACGGGGATGGGGACAAGGGAGATGAGGACAGaggaagcagaggcagaaggaggTCGGGTTGCTCAGTCCGTGGGGTGATGGGGGGGGTCCCGCCAGCTGCCCTGCGCTCTCCATCCATCCCACAGGCGTCAAGGAGGAGGCGGTGAAGGAGGAGCCGGTGGAGGTGAAGACTGAGCCTTTCCACAGCCCGGCCGCCGACAGCATCCCCGGCCGTGGTGCTGAGCGCCGGCTGCCCCGCACCAGCGTCCGCCCGCCCAGCGAGCTGTGCGAGGGCTGGagccgcagccccccgcgccCTGCGCCCCCCGAACTCTCCCTCGGCGACTtgggtgggcagcaggagccgTTGGGCTCCGACTTCCCGAGCATCCTCTTCGAGCAAGAGGCCGAGAATCTCAATAACTGCGGTACGGGCGAACCGGGCCCCCCCGGTACGGCGGGGCTGTCGGACGGGGCACCTGACTGCGCCCAGCTCACGCCGGCCGAAAAACGCATCGTCCAGTCCAACGAGCGGCTGGTGCAGGAGATGCAAGCTTTCCGACGGGAATACGCCGAGAGCCGCCGGGAGACCACCTCCGTCCTGCGCGTCATCGCCCAGGCACTGGGCGGCCTCAGCCGCAGCCTGGCCGAAATCCGTGACCTCTACCTCCGGGAGCAGGCGGCCCCCAAACCCTGAGCCCCCACGCAGCTGGCTGCGTGCACCCGTGGCCGGCGGGGACCGCCCTGGGGACAgcttcccccccagcccccagcacccaccttgctgcttttattatttttattattatttttttcccctccatcccaCTTCAATAAAACTCAGAGctgccccccggctcccccctccctgggctcgttgtggggttttggggggcgACAGGATGCTGGGACCTGTGGTCCCCCGGGAGATGGGACAGCTTTTTGCCCCCTGGGGGATCTGCATTTGCCCCCTGGGGGGTCTGCATTTGCCCCCTGGGGGGTCTGCAtggctttttcccccccaggAGTGATGGACTCAGCAGTCCCAAATGTAGCTGGTGGCTGGTGGCTGGGACCCCCCCTCCCATGGGACCCCCCTTCCCAGCGACGGTGCGGGGGGCACATGAATCACAGCAGGAGCCGGTGAATCTGTGCCCCAGCACCTGTCCCCGTGCCACCGGCTGCGGGGGGGAGATGGGTCCCAGCCCCagagagccagggctgggggaggggcgGATGGAGGAATTGGCCTTGCGCCCGGAGCCCAGCGctgaattttctgctttctgaccCAAAATGCCACTGGGGATGCTCTCGCACCCTGGCTTtgtgtggtggggctgggggggcagcagcgCTCCCCAGCTGGCTCATCCTGGCGGCTGGTTTGGTGGGAATTGCCCATTTACCCAGTTTGTAGATGGAGAAGCCTTGGAGCAGAGTTGGGGGAAGCCACCAAGATGACACCGGGCTGTGGGGTGCAAGATACGGTTTAATGCGAaccccggggcgggggggagagCCGGGGCCAAATCGGTGCGGGGGTGCGGTGATGCACGGCCCTCGGGGGACCCCCGGGTGCCCCCCCCCATGggtgcagaggctgctggcacccaggGCTGGGTGGAGGCACCCACAAAGAGCCCAGTGTGCAGGACAagagctgccctgtgctgctggcacggGGTCAGCCCCGGCACGGCCGGGAAGGGCTGGAtccagccacagctggggcACCCCCCCGGGCCCAGGGCGGGGGGACAAGGGTCCCCAGACGGGCCCCGCtggccggcggcgggagggtGCCGGGGTCCCCGCGGGTGCTCAGGCTCCGGGGtagctgggctgtgctgggacgTAGGGGGGTGGTGCTGCGGAGGGAAACGGGATGGGGTGTCAGCCCTGGCAAGGTCACTGCGCCCCCCCGGGGGACAGGGTGTCCCCCCAGTCCGGTGCTCACCTGTGGGGTTGTAGAtggggggggcggaggggtACAGCGGGTActgggcggcggggccggctgGCGGGTACATGGCCATGGGGGTGaagccgggctgggggggcgcAGGGCCGGCTTTGGCGTCCacagggaaggggggtggggggcctGCGGGGGGGTAGCTGGACAGCGGGATCTCTGGGCCTGCGGGAGAGatgggggggggctgcggcaccttgggatggggacagggcccGGCGGTGCCCACAGGTGTTGGTGGCCCTTGAGGGGGGCGCTGGGGGCAGCAATGGGCATCAGGGTGatcccagcagcacccactcCAGTaccctcccccagcacccaaaTCCACACCCTGCACCCAGGTGCTCCCCCCTGCACCCTAATCcccctcctgcatccctccagGCCCCCCACCCGACCCCCCAgtccctcccccccgccccccagcccccccaccttGCAGGGGGGTGCGGAGGTGCTGCCGGCGCTGGTACAGGTAGCAGCAGGAGCACATGAAGCAGCAGACGATGGTGGTGACGATGGCAATGAAGAGCACCACGGCCGAGGCGATGCCCGCGATGGTCTTGGGGCTGCGGCACGTGGGGACGTGGGGGAGGGGGCACTGGGgcacagcccccacccccacactGTACCTCCCCCCCCACCCAGTCACACCAGTGGCCGCAACACCGAGGGGCACCCTGGAGCACCCAGCTGGAGACTGGAGGGACAAGGATGTCCAGACAAGCCCCCAGCACCCAATGCCCAGCACCCAGTGCCACTGCCCATCACCCAGTAGCAGTGCCCAGCACCCAATGCCTAGCACCCAGTACAAGCGCCCAGTACCAATGCCCAGCACCCAGTACAAGTACCCAGTGTCCAGCACCCAGCCCCCATGGCCCAGCACCCAAAGGCAAGCACCCGGCACCCTGTACCACTGCCCAGCACCCAGTAGCAGTGCCCAGCACCCAATGCCCAGCACCCAGTACCACTGCCCAGCACCCAGTGCCACTGCCCATCACCCAGTAGCAGTGCCCAGCACCCAATGCCCAGCACCCAGTACCACTGCCCAGTACCAATGCCCAGCACCCAGTAGCAGTGCCCAGCACCCAATGCCCAGCACCCAGTACCACTGCCCAGTACCAATGCCCAGCACCCAGTAGCAGTGCCCAGCACCCAGTACCGCTGCCCAGTCCCCATGGCCCAGCACCCAAAGGCAAGCACCCAGCACCTGAAGGCGAGGCAGTGGCGCTGCTGGCGCTCGGTGAGCAGGCGCAGGGGGTCGCGGCAGCAGTACCGCTGGTGGCACGTGCCGCAGCAGAAGGTGAAGAAGTCGCAGTCGAAGCCGGGGTGCCAGGAGCCGTTCCTGTCCACGTACCACAGGCAGTCCTCGCCCCCCGCCACTGGGGACAGCCGCCCGTCACCGGGGCCTcggg
Encoded proteins:
- the LOC129785756 gene encoding myb-related transcription factor, partner of profilin-like, which codes for MAAGGGARRGLLKRKPNFTLQEIDILMSEVLKYEQLLFGAAASTVNAYEKQKIWWRITNKINAAGRNQRDIGEVKNRWRGLRRRANDKITRHRQERQGPAARPARPGNGSGNGPGPPELGPGPAPGWGARGAAGTGPPLLSVEVVAPHGGCGGRHRGTGQGVKEEAVKEEPVEVKTEPFHSPAADSIPGRGAERRLPRTSVRPPSELCEGWSRSPPRPAPPELSLGDLGGQQEPLGSDFPSILFEQEAENLNNCGTGEPGPPGTAGLSDGAPDCAQLTPAEKRIVQSNERLVQEMQAFRREYAESRRETTSVLRVIAQALGGLSRSLAEIRDLYLREQAAPKP
- the SHISA4 gene encoding protein shisa-4; translation: MGPGGPGSGWPLAGTVLVAVAASLVAGGEDCLWYVDRNGSWHPGFDCDFFTFCCGTCHQRYCCRDPLRLLTERQQRHCLAFSPKTIAGIASAVVLFIAIVTTIVCCFMCSCCYLYQRRQHLRTPLQGPEIPLSSYPPAGPPPPFPVDAKAGPAPPQPGFTPMAMYPPAGPAAQYPLYPSAPPIYNPTAPPPYVPAQPSYPGA